A single genomic interval of Lucilia cuprina isolate Lc7/37 chromosome 2, ASM2204524v1, whole genome shotgun sequence harbors:
- the LOC111685329 gene encoding uncharacterized protein LOC111685329, with translation MSAENLASLLNLDECKAIVDKFNQETGQQLQIKALNIISATEAKGFLGEYFHLTIECFRQDNDNELIDQDVVENDAIFLRFFIKNLPPVDEEHEKVTIFRKESALYASLLPKLQKYSTESWCPKVYLCYKNLLVLEDLESLGFQSLASKENLNESEMFPILNGLAAMHASSLLYELNNMESIEEIYYESLKEITVHPDIPWFTTGLKAVIEVAKHHSKYQAEVSQTFIANELPLHLKNIYFMVNPSPKYRNVLCHRGNIFLHQHIPEKSAVFVDFQTCRYSPPAIDVIFTLFMNLTKQERLEKQANYLKYYYEQLVQHVANHLPNDKSLDEVVFSEAEFLESIEEFQLFGLVYRALASSILKVPKEIVTDYYKNEERSVKLLEYMEENEEFKMLMEECIEDIIEAVVDISIKSNKQKIKMSETNNNKELLERHHRHDLVTTAECQLILEKILKEENLKGSLVAYDIVPELGTVGYLGEYFHLYIKYQLENENNVTERRLFVKTMPYQNPDMSDFIERSGILKKESTLYMRLLNELRKFSPNIWCAECYLVKPDLFVMQNIVDLGYEPLKEVTNFLNKSSIETILRGLASMHACSLGFEQHKQVKIDELLKDVLYEVTVSPKVVWYTAGLKAVLAVTLKHPLYQAEPLQLFIKNELPSILNTVYDMVNPSTKYCNVFCHRDVWGGNVFFSKSDPYKKGAVFVDFQLCRYSPAAIDILMTLYINMKPSDRKLIEKDCFRFYYEEFSRELSNMGLKSADFITYQDFLKSLKELALFGALYNCMCATILRVPGDYLKNMKLNRPEDFHRYTNVDRTQEVLELMKSDNEFGSYMLECVEDMMELILKSNYV, from the exons atgtcTGCAGAAAATCTGGCATCTTTATTAAACTTAGACGAATGTAAAGCAATTGTTGATAAATTTAATCAAGAAACCGGCcaacaattacaaattaaagcGTTAAACATTATTTCGGCTACAGAAGCTAAAGGATTTTTGGgtgaatattttcatttaacaattgAGTGTTTTAGACAAGACAATGATAATGAG tTAATTGATCAAGATGTCGTTGAGAATGATGCcatatttttgagattttttattaaaaatctaccACCTGTCGATGAAGAACATGAAAAAGTTACAATATTTCGTAAAGAAAGTGCTTTGTATGCATCGTTATTGCcgaaattgcaaaaatatt CTACCGAATCCTGGTGTCCCAAGGTATATTTGTGCTATAAAAATCTTTTGGTTTTAGAAGATCTCGAAAGTTTAGGATTTCAATCGTTAGCttcaaaagaaaatctaaatgAAAGTGAAATGTTTCCAATCCTAAACGGCCTAGCGGCAATGCATGCTTCCAGTCTTCTCTACGAATTAAATAATATGGAAAGTATTGAAGAAATCTATTACGAAAGCCTTAAAGAAATCACCGTACATCCCGATATACCCTGGTTTACAACTGGTCTTAAGGCCGTTATTGAAGTAGCTAAACATCATTCAAAATACCAAGCAGAAGTATCACAAACATTTATTGCTAACGAATTGCCTCTTcacttgaaaaatatttactttatggTGAACCCTTCACCCAAATATCGTAACGTTTTGTGTCATCGtggtaatatttttttgcaccAACATATTCCTGAAAAATCGGCTGTGTTTGTGGATTTTCAAACATGTCGTTATAGTCCGCCAGCCATTGATGTTATCTTTacattatttatgaatttaacaAAACAGGAACGGTTGGAAAAACAAGcgaattatttgaaatattactaCGAACAATTGGTGCAACATGTAGCTAATCATTTACCCAACGATAAATCCCTAGATGAAGTGGTTTTCTCAGAAGCTGAATTTTTGGAATCAATTGAAGAATTCCAGTTATTTGGTTTAGTCTACAGAGCTTTGGCGTCCTCTATTTTAAAAGTACCCAAAGAAATTGTAACAgattattacaaaaatgaaGAACGATCGGTCAAGCTATTGGAATATATGGAAGAAAACGAAGAATTCAAAATGTTAATGGAGGAGTGTATAGAAGACATTATAGAGGCAGTTGTggatatttctataaaatcaaat aaacaaaaaattaaaatgagtgaAACCAACAATAATAAAGAACTTTTAGAAAGACATCATCGCCATGATTTAGTTACTACAGCAGAATGTCAATTGATAttggagaaaattttaaaagaggaAAATCTTAAGGGGTCATTGGTTGCATATGATATCGTACCAGAGCTGGGTACTGTTGGCTATTTGGGtgaatattttcatttgtatataaagtatcaattagaaaat GAAAATAATGTAACAGAAAGACGtctatttgttaaaacaatGCCTTATCAAAATCCCGATATGTCGGATTTTATCGAAAGATCgggtattttaaaaaaagagtcAACGCTTTATATGAGACTTCTAAATGAATTGAGGAAATTTT CTCCCAACATCTGGTGCGCCGAATGTTATTTGGTGAAACCCGATCTATTTGTCATGCAAAATATTGTAGACTTGGGTTATGAACCCTTAAAGGAAGTGAcgaactttttaaataaatcatcaATAGAAACTATACTACGAGGATTAGCCTCCATGCATGCCTGTAGTTTGGGATTTGAGCAACACAAACAAGTTAAAATTGATGAACTACTAAAGGATGTGCTATACGAGGTAACAGTTTCCCCGAAAGTGGTCTGGTATACTGCAGGTCTTAAG GCTGTTTTGGCGGTTACCCTCAAACATCCCCTATATCAAGCTGAACCTttacaactttttataaaaaacgaaTTGCCTTCGATACTTAACACAGTATACGATATGGTTAATCCTTCCACGAAATATTGTAATGTCTTCTGTCACCGTGATGTCTGGGGTGgtaatgttttcttttcaaaaagcGATCCTTATAAGAAGGGCGCCGTATTTGTTGACTTTCAATTGTGTCGCTATTCACCGGCTGCTATAGATATTCTAAtgactttatatataaatatgaaaccGAGCGATAGAAAGCTGATTGAAAAAGATTGTTTTCGATTTTATTATGAGGAATTTTCTCGGGAGTTATCAAATATGGGTTTAAAGTCTGCAGACTTCATAACATACCAGGATTTCTTAAAATCTCTTAAGGAATTGGCTTTATTTGGAGCCCTTTACAATTGTATGTGTGCTACGATTTTAAGAGTTCCTGGAGATTATTTAAAGAATATGAAACTGAATCGACCAGAGGATTTTCATCGTTATACTAATGTCGATCGTACACAGGAGGTTTTGGAACTAATGAAAAGTGACAATGAATTTGGTAGTTATATGCTGGAATGTGTGGAAGATATGATGgaattaatattgaaaagtaATTATGTTTAA
- the LOC111685333 gene encoding uncharacterized protein LOC111685333, with the protein MAAVIELSANDVQGLCRRYFKDYAANDKEQQQAAHINNFEVNYYKLKPISDDPAGFLGNHRYLIVEISKKNVDNQDCVEKLRFFTKSAPMEIASRMEYMEEFGVFKKEIAVYRDVLPRLQEVFEGIAPKCYYADNNWLVFEDLHQQGYKMGSGRDGLYDAEHLKCAVKNLAALHAASIVFEVKHKKKFDELHPLAVSENAYPKDCSPQHVRYQNFSNAVGVFKELIKLMPKYQDKLDYILNNIHDKMAVIFKLVQTSQKYKNVFSHGDLWANNIMFQYSKYGDIPTHCRFVDFQLARYAPPMIDLITVLTIPTTREFRSKYLMEFVADYYRFMSEFLKREELNINDFLTEEELYASLKEFRISGIIESCLFSHLTILPSELTQSLTTSTDGFSDFFDRKRIEICLKAFQTDEIYRTRLTDMLEDLVDNFILVK; encoded by the coding sequence ATGGCTGCTGTCATAGAATTATCCGCAAATGATGTTCAGGGTTTGTGTCGCCGCTATTTTAAGGATTATGCCGCCAACGATAAAGAACAACAGCAAGCGGCACATATCAATAACTTTGAGGTGAACTATTATAAACTGAAACCCATATCAGATGATCCTGCTGGCTTTTTAGGCAATCATCGTTATTTAATAGTGGAAATCTCTAAGAAAAATGTTGACAATCAAGATTGCGTGGAAAAGTTGAGATTCTTTACAAAATCTGCTCCTATGGAAATTGCCTCACGCATGGAGTATATGGAAGAATTTGGTGTTTTCAAAAAGGAAATAGCTGTCTATCGTGATGTCTTGCCCAGACTACAGGAGGTTTTTGAGGGCATTGCACCCAAGTGTTATTATGCTGATAACAATTGGTTGGTATTTGAGGATTTGCATCAGCAAGGCTATAAAATGGGTTCTGGCCGGGATGGTCTCTATGATGCGGAACATTTAAAATGTGCTGTTAAGAATTTAGCCGCTTTACATGCTGCCTCGATAGTGTTTGAGgtaaaacataagaaaaaattCGATGAACTACATCCATTGGCTGTTTCCGAGAATGCCTATCCTAAGGACTGTTCTCCTCAGCATGTTCGATATCAAAATTTCAGTAACGCTGTAGGAGTATTTAAGGAATTGATTAAACTCATGCCTAAATATCAGGataagctagactatatactcaaTAATATACACGATAAAATGGCGGTTATTTTTAAACTAGTGCAAACTTctcagaaatataaaaatgtctttTCCCATGGTGATCTTTGGGCCAATAACATTATGTTCCAGTATAGTAAATATGGCGATATACCCACACACTGCCGTTTTGTAGACTTCCAATTGGCACGTTATGCTCCGCCTATGATCGATTTAATTACCGTTCTAACCATACCCACTACCAGAGAATTCCGCTCGAAATATCTAATGGAATTTGTAGCCGACTATTATCGTTTTATGAGCGAATTCTTAAAACGTGAAGAGTTGAATATAAATGATTTCCTCACCGAAGAAGAACTATATGCTTCATTGAAGGAGTTCCGTATTTCCGGCATTATTGAATCTTGCTTATTCTCTCATTTAACCATATTACCATCGGAACTAACACAGAGTCTAACCACCTCTACAGATGGTTTTAGTGATTTCTTCGATCGTAAGCGTATTGAAATATGTTTGAAGGCCTTCCAAACGGATGAAATCTATAGGACCAGATTGACCGATATGTTGGAAGATTTagttgataattttattttagttaagtaa
- the LOC124418487 gene encoding sodium channel protein Nach-like, with protein sequence ILGEEEVPTLVTPKTDYLVVGPYISFVRHISKRDIQNDEQIRETSVAQRNCRFNDENNLDVHRYYSYSACTVQCRKDKQMELCNCSSHLSPNTPSWQKCNMDGLECLNRNYEDLSVIIAKWSKGRKGLVCDCLPSCTEVDITTVVDSKENIYNQNPVSKVEIALVELPTERYKRNVVRGKLDLVVSIGGTTGLFVGASLLSFVEIFYYITIRPYGSMLYEKRLVRQQLQQTAS encoded by the exons ATTTTGGGGGAAGAGGAAGTTCCTACTTTAGTCACGCCCAAAACTGATTATTTAGTAGTGGGTCCATACATCTCTTTTGT ACGTCACATTTCTAAAAGAGACATTCAAAATGATGAACAAATTCGTGAGACCAGTGTAGCGCAGCGCAATTGCCGTTTTAACGATGAAAATAATTTAGATGTACATCGCTATTATAGCTATAGTGCCTGTACGGTTCAATGTCGCAAAGATAAACAAATGGAATTGTGTAATTGTTCCAGTCATCTGTCACCGAACACACCCAGTTGGCAAAAATGCAATATGGATGGCTTGGAGTGCCTCAATCGTAACTATGAAGATTTATCGGTTATTATAGCAAAATGGTCTAAGGGTCGTAAAGGTTTGGTATGTGATTGTTTGCCTTCTTGTACTGAGGTGGATATTACCACAGTGGTGGATAGTAAAGAGAA cATCTACAATCAAAATCCTGTATCAAAAGTAGAAATTGCTTTAGTGGAATTACCTACCGAACGTTATAAACGCAATGTGGTTAGAGGCAAATTGGATTTAGTGG TATCTATTGGTGGCACTACGGGCTTATTTGTGGGTGCTAGTCTCTTAAGTTTTGTGGAAATTTTCTACTACATCACCATACGTCCCTATGGTAGCATGTTGTACGAGAAACGTTTAGTACGTCAACAATTACAACAAACTGCTTCCTAA